In Topomyia yanbarensis strain Yona2022 chromosome 2, ASM3024719v1, whole genome shotgun sequence, one DNA window encodes the following:
- the LOC131684843 gene encoding cyclin-dependent kinases regulatory subunit-like, translated as MPSDQIQYSEKYYDDVYEYRHVILPSDLARNVPKSHLMTETEWRNLGVQQSPGWVMYMMHAPEPHILLFRRPRTDVPKKPTNAGAGAGNEQGSSKLAV; from the exons ATGCCTTCCGATCAGATCCAGTATTCAGAGAAGTACTACGACGACGTGTATGAATATCGCCACGTAATCCTTCCTTCGGATTTAGCACGAAACGTTCCAAAATCGCATTTAATGACCGAAACGGAATGGCGTAATCTAGGTGTTCAACAGTCGCCTGGCTGGGTGATGTATATG ATGCACGCCCCGGAACCTCACATTCTACTTTTTCGACGACCACGAACGGATGTACCCAAGAAGCCGACCAACGCTGGTGCTGGTGCAGGTAACGAACAGGGTTCCTCCAAATTAGCGGTGTAA